The Candidatus Binataceae bacterium genome has a window encoding:
- a CDS encoding GNAT family N-acetyltransferase: MAILPESVVSEPGARVRRLTEVFRAALSVQRREGEPVLGVLDDGKVAGAAVIAGGGAASILTLLGFGLPFMPRMIRAVGWGGTMRALQLTDTLARNHPPQRHIYLNFLGVDPEHQGKHYGIALLDALRELAMQRTDLAGVYLETATEANVPYYSAHGYQVIGEMYPLGVKFWRMFQAKPG, translated from the coding sequence ATGGCGATTTTACCGGAGAGCGTAGTTTCCGAGCCGGGTGCACGTGTGCGCCGGCTCACGGAGGTGTTTCGCGCAGCCCTGTCGGTTCAGCGTCGCGAAGGCGAGCCGGTGTTGGGCGTGCTCGACGACGGCAAGGTGGCAGGCGCCGCAGTCATAGCGGGGGGTGGTGCGGCGTCGATTCTGACGCTGCTCGGTTTCGGGCTGCCATTCATGCCGCGGATGATTCGCGCAGTCGGTTGGGGCGGTACGATGCGGGCCCTGCAGTTGACCGACACCCTGGCGCGCAACCATCCGCCGCAGCGACACATCTACCTTAACTTCCTGGGCGTCGATCCGGAGCACCAGGGCAAGCATTACGGAATCGCCCTACTCGATGCCCTGCGCGAACTCGCCATGCAGCGAACCGACCTGGCGGGCGTCTACCTCGAAACCGCGACTGAAGCGAATGTGCCGTACTATTCGGCGCATGGCTACCAGGTTATCGGCGAAATGTATCCCCTAGGCGTAAAGTTCTGGCGGATGTTCCAGGCCAAGCCAGGCTGA